The following proteins are co-located in the Pedosphaera parvula Ellin514 genome:
- a CDS encoding class I SAM-dependent methyltransferase — protein MQLLAKLSSTTLFLQELVNAPRQVGAILPSSKNLAAAMARWLPEDSNTFALELGPGTGVVTQALIERGLPEDRLIAIERSPKMADHLRSRFPRAKIITGDAFQLDKLLKKYSRHATQIGVVFSSLPLLNFKPAIADDLAKKIRATLAPNGKLVQYSYHLGNKQPKAAAHFSYVASDLIWANLPPARVSVYQK, from the coding sequence ATGCAGCTACTTGCCAAGCTCAGCTCCACCACACTTTTCCTCCAGGAACTCGTCAACGCGCCGCGACAGGTCGGCGCCATCCTGCCCAGCTCAAAAAATCTCGCTGCTGCCATGGCCCGCTGGCTCCCGGAAGACTCGAACACTTTCGCCCTCGAATTGGGCCCCGGCACCGGCGTCGTCACCCAGGCCCTGATCGAGCGTGGACTGCCCGAGGACAGGTTGATCGCCATCGAGCGCTCTCCCAAAATGGCCGACCACCTCCGCAGCCGTTTCCCGCGTGCAAAGATTATCACGGGCGATGCCTTCCAACTGGATAAACTCCTTAAAAAATATTCCCGTCACGCCACTCAAATCGGCGTCGTCTTCTCCAGTCTGCCCCTGCTGAATTTCAAGCCCGCCATTGCGGACGACCTCGCAAAAAAAATCCGGGCCACACTGGCCCCCAATGGCAAACTCGTCCAATACAGTTATCATCTGGGAAACAAACAACCCAAAGCCGCCGCCCATTTCAGCTACGTTGCCTCAGACCTCATCTGGGCCAATCTCCCCCCCGCCCGCGTCAGCGTTTACCAAAAGTAA
- a CDS encoding nucleoside recognition domain-containing protein yields MLNYIWLGLLVFAVVIGGVTGHMKEVSDGAFNMAKTAVMDISLPLIGIMALWLGIMRLAEKSGMVQILARLLRPLMVRLFPDVPPEHPAMGSMVMNMAANMLGLSNAATPLGIRAMKDLDSLNPRPGTATNAMCTFLAINTSSIQLIPVTAVAILAVNKSKDPSSIIGSSFLATVCAAISAIIMVKILEKLPMFRLPPITEEDRKKKAEQVATEATKEEAITIQPLQWWGILVLVGYALFFLWLFVSLWFPEVFGKPVPEDLQKDNHLISAVKTLSLLSIPILLSFFPLYAFVRRIKVYEEFVEGAKEGFQVIIKIIPNLVAILVAIGMFRGAGGIDMLTKLLAPAMNLVRFPPELLPMALVRPLSGSGTLGIFTDLVTQNGADHILSRMAGTIYGSTETTFYVLAVYFGATGIKRSRHAVPAGLVADTVSIIASVIICRLMFK; encoded by the coding sequence ATGCTCAACTATATATGGCTTGGATTGCTGGTTTTCGCCGTAGTGATCGGCGGCGTGACGGGCCATATGAAGGAGGTTTCGGACGGGGCATTCAACATGGCGAAGACGGCGGTGATGGATATTTCGTTGCCGCTGATCGGGATCATGGCGCTGTGGCTGGGGATTATGCGGCTGGCGGAAAAGTCGGGTATGGTTCAAATCCTCGCGCGGCTGCTGCGGCCACTGATGGTGCGGTTGTTTCCCGATGTTCCACCGGAGCACCCGGCCATGGGATCGATGGTGATGAACATGGCGGCAAATATGTTGGGGCTTTCCAACGCGGCGACGCCATTGGGAATTCGAGCGATGAAGGATTTGGATTCGTTGAATCCGCGACCGGGCACGGCGACAAATGCCATGTGCACCTTCCTGGCGATCAATACGAGTTCCATTCAATTGATCCCGGTGACGGCAGTCGCCATTTTGGCAGTAAACAAATCCAAGGATCCTTCTTCCATCATTGGCTCATCTTTTCTGGCCACTGTTTGCGCCGCGATTTCGGCAATCATTATGGTGAAGATACTGGAGAAGTTGCCAATGTTCCGGTTGCCACCCATTACCGAGGAAGATAGAAAAAAGAAGGCGGAGCAAGTCGCCACGGAGGCGACGAAGGAGGAAGCGATCACCATCCAGCCATTGCAATGGTGGGGAATTTTGGTCCTTGTCGGCTATGCACTTTTCTTCCTTTGGCTTTTTGTGTCCTTGTGGTTTCCGGAAGTGTTTGGCAAACCGGTGCCTGAAGATTTGCAGAAGGACAATCACCTGATTAGTGCGGTGAAGACGCTGTCATTGCTTTCCATTCCAATATTGCTTTCCTTTTTCCCGCTATATGCATTTGTGCGGAGAATCAAGGTATATGAAGAGTTTGTGGAGGGTGCGAAGGAAGGTTTTCAGGTGATCATCAAGATCATTCCAAACCTGGTGGCGATATTGGTGGCGATTGGGATGTTCCGTGGGGCGGGTGGGATTGACATGCTGACCAAGTTGCTGGCACCGGCGATGAATTTGGTGCGCTTTCCGCCGGAATTGTTGCCGATGGCACTGGTGAGACCGTTGAGTGGAAGTGGAACCTTGGGAATATTTACAGACCTGGTGACACAGAATGGCGCGGATCACATTTTAAGCAGGATGGCCGGAACCATTTACGGCAGTACGGAGACGACTTTTTATGTGCTGGCGGTTTATTTCGGGGCAACTGGGATCAAGCGGTCTCGTCATGCGGTGCCGGCGGGTCTGGTGGCGGATACGGTGAGCATCATCGCGTCGGTGATCATCTGTCGATTGATGTTTAAGTAA
- a CDS encoding type II toxin-antitoxin system PemK/MazF family toxin has protein sequence MPVVRRSEVWIVDFGLAAKVRPALLLTDNPADDELDLVTVLLHTTALRGNRWELSIPKPFLKPGAFHLQQIQTISTIKLERRLGTLDGSEMELVDDALANRLGL, from the coding sequence ATGCCAGTCGTAAGAAGGAGTGAGGTTTGGATTGTGGATTTTGGTTTGGCAGCCAAGGTCAGACCAGCCTTATTGTTGACCGATAATCCGGCAGACGACGAACTGGACCTGGTGACGGTTTTACTTCATACCACGGCATTGCGGGGCAATCGTTGGGAGTTGAGCATTCCCAAACCTTTTCTCAAGCCCGGGGCCTTTCATCTTCAACAAATTCAAACCATATCCACCATCAAGCTGGAGCGTCGATTGGGAACTCTTGATGGCTCAGAGATGGAACTCGTGGATGATGCCCTTGCGAACAGGCTTGGTTTGTAA
- a CDS encoding sensor histidine kinase, producing the protein MPENLMIRARFNRAVAMEHFETTEQAITAYNEVLGASGNDTIDSSEAGLSLTHLAAIKILNLAEHQASRLPEDWRTNPVQVVTKLLHHVSPFEYELRTDLQKLIKPGPSWGVVWRQFDLWSSCQWMRRRYVEARDGREGNTTWPSVFWVGGETLSRGEQFSWLAVLQDQRTFGELSGSDKRWYAVLPEEYVITNLVYFCKAVDRNGDYALQIRIAERTIIIGGQKVDWKLESVAATAESTNYPIVMTVTLADPAAFFRQQHQHEMIFGLLIGVAAFAALVGFFAARQAFRRQLHLSEMKSNFVSSVSHELRAPIASVRLMAEGLERGKISEPKKQHEYFHFIVQECRRLSSLIENVLDFSRIEQGRKQYEFDPTDLVKLAEQTVKLMQAYAEEQRIRIELEVKGKARSVDLDGKAMQQALVNLIDNAVKHSPKGSVVKVGLEFAENEVALWVEDQGEGIPAAEHQKIFERFYRLGSELRRETQGVGIGLSIVKHIVEGHGGKVLVRSEVGQGSRFTIELPRFGEGDSPRRH; encoded by the coding sequence TTGCCCGAGAATTTAATGATCCGCGCACGCTTCAATCGAGCGGTTGCGATGGAGCATTTTGAAACGACTGAACAAGCAATTACGGCCTACAATGAGGTGCTCGGCGCATCAGGTAATGATACCATCGATTCCTCGGAAGCGGGTCTCTCTCTGACTCATCTGGCGGCGATAAAGATTCTTAACCTGGCAGAGCATCAGGCGTCACGGTTGCCAGAAGACTGGAGAACAAATCCAGTTCAAGTGGTCACGAAGCTTTTGCACCACGTCTCGCCATTTGAGTATGAACTTAGAACTGATCTGCAAAAACTGATTAAGCCTGGACCTAGTTGGGGGGTGGTATGGAGGCAGTTTGATTTGTGGAGTTCCTGCCAGTGGATGCGCAGACGGTATGTCGAAGCCAGGGATGGCCGAGAGGGAAATACAACTTGGCCTTCTGTATTCTGGGTGGGAGGTGAAACGCTTTCAAGAGGAGAGCAGTTTTCCTGGCTCGCTGTTCTTCAAGACCAAAGGACATTCGGAGAGTTGTCGGGTTCCGATAAACGCTGGTACGCGGTTTTACCAGAGGAATACGTTATTACTAATCTCGTTTACTTCTGCAAAGCTGTAGATCGCAATGGGGATTATGCTTTGCAAATCCGGATAGCAGAACGGACGATCATAATCGGAGGGCAGAAAGTCGACTGGAAACTTGAATCCGTTGCGGCTACTGCAGAATCGACTAATTATCCCATCGTGATGACGGTGACACTTGCGGATCCAGCAGCCTTTTTCCGTCAACAACATCAACACGAAATGATTTTTGGTTTGCTGATCGGCGTGGCGGCGTTTGCGGCGTTGGTTGGATTTTTTGCGGCGCGACAGGCGTTTCGACGGCAGCTCCATTTGAGTGAGATGAAGAGCAATTTTGTTTCGAGTGTGTCGCATGAGTTGCGGGCGCCGATTGCGTCGGTGCGTTTGATGGCGGAGGGATTGGAGCGGGGGAAGATTTCGGAACCAAAGAAACAACACGAATATTTTCATTTCATTGTGCAGGAATGTCGGAGGTTGTCGTCGCTGATTGAGAATGTGCTGGATTTCTCGCGCATCGAGCAGGGGAGGAAGCAGTATGAATTCGATCCGACGGATTTGGTGAAGCTGGCGGAGCAGACGGTGAAGTTGATGCAGGCGTATGCGGAGGAGCAGCGGATTCGCATCGAATTGGAAGTGAAGGGCAAAGCGAGGTCGGTGGATCTGGATGGGAAGGCGATGCAGCAGGCGTTGGTGAATTTGATTGATAACGCGGTGAAACATTCGCCGAAGGGGAGCGTGGTGAAGGTGGGGTTGGAGTTTGCGGAGAATGAGGTGGCGTTATGGGTGGAGGATCAAGGGGAAGGCATTCCGGCAGCGGAGCATCAGAAAATTTTTGAGAGATTTTACCGGCTTGGTTCAGAGCTGCGCCGGGAGACGCAGGGGGTGGGGATTGGGTTGAGCATTGTGAAACATATCGTGGAGGGGCATGGAGGAAAGGTGTTGGTGCGGAGTGAAGTGGGACAGGGGAGCCGGTTTACGATTGAGTTGCCACGGTTCGGTGAGGGTGATTCACCACGGAGACACTGA
- a CDS encoding response regulator transcription factor, whose translation MARILIIEDEVPMRTALKDCLEGEGYRVITAADGEEGLKRVMAEKPDLVLLDVMMPKLDGFALCAELRRLANPVPILMLTAKGQIEDRVTGLDAGADDYLVKPFSTDELLARVRAMLRRHQREKRAVATLRFGEVEIDMVKQTARRGRKDLHFTAKEYAMLRLLSEAPGEPISRERFLDVVWGYAAFPTTRTVDNHIASLRAKIESDPEKPRWIKTVHGVGYRLEG comes from the coding sequence ATGGCGCGGATATTGATTATTGAAGATGAGGTGCCGATGCGGACGGCGTTGAAGGATTGCCTGGAGGGCGAGGGCTATCGCGTCATTACGGCGGCGGATGGGGAGGAGGGGCTGAAGCGGGTGATGGCGGAGAAGCCGGACCTGGTTTTGTTGGATGTGATGATGCCGAAGCTGGATGGCTTTGCGTTGTGCGCGGAATTGCGGCGGTTGGCGAATCCAGTGCCGATATTAATGCTGACGGCGAAGGGACAGATTGAGGATCGCGTGACGGGTTTGGATGCGGGGGCGGATGATTACCTGGTGAAACCGTTCAGCACGGATGAATTGCTGGCGCGCGTGAGGGCGATGTTGCGTAGGCATCAGCGGGAGAAGCGCGCGGTGGCGACGTTGAGATTTGGCGAGGTGGAAATTGACATGGTGAAGCAAACGGCCAGGCGAGGTCGCAAGGATTTGCATTTCACGGCGAAGGAATATGCGATGTTGCGGTTGTTGAGTGAAGCGCCGGGAGAGCCGATATCGCGGGAACGGTTTCTGGATGTGGTGTGGGGTTATGCGGCGTTTCCCACGACGCGGACGGTGGATAATCATATCGCGAGTCTGCGGGCGAAGATTGAGAGCGATCCGGAGAAGCCGAGGTGGATCAAGACGGTGCATGGAGTGGGGTACCGACTGGAGGGCTGA
- a CDS encoding Fur family transcriptional regulator, which produces MSADNHSALDHQLNERLATSGFRFTPQRQHVYNVLLEKRDHPTVEEVFIRSKHGMPDISMATVYNCLDALVTCGLVRHVNLDRSATRYCPNMKEHCHFHCDSCGGIYDVDVLAENNPAGLKIPDGFRVKHFDISIRGLCRDCSNKEQK; this is translated from the coding sequence ATGAGCGCAGACAATCACAGTGCATTAGATCATCAACTGAACGAGCGACTGGCTACCAGTGGGTTCCGTTTTACGCCCCAACGCCAGCACGTTTATAACGTTCTGTTGGAAAAGCGCGATCATCCCACCGTCGAAGAGGTCTTTATTCGCTCCAAGCATGGCATGCCAGATATCTCAATGGCAACGGTTTATAACTGTCTAGATGCCTTGGTAACCTGCGGTTTGGTCCGTCACGTTAATCTTGATCGTTCCGCCACTCGTTACTGTCCAAATATGAAGGAGCATTGCCATTTTCACTGCGACTCCTGCGGCGGTATCTATGATGTGGATGTGTTGGCCGAAAACAACCCTGCCGGTCTCAAAATACCAGACGGTTTCCGGGTCAAACACTTTGATATTTCCATCCGCGGGCTCTGCCGCGACTGCTCCAATAAAGAGCAGAAATAG
- a CDS encoding ankyrin repeat domain-containing protein, which yields MKEFADQPELVKLSQGYVENGGKSSVTNGTFVDRLQATVKSPPPAGVLGFRPALSVEDQKIEQIQNMIKDSPDLINTPVNGAAPLNQAADEGQLKVVKFLLDNGANIEAIDTQTGRTPLIEASQRGNKSMVALLLEHGANVNAMQRGSARLTSRATSAPSTDELGYTSLHHAAMNGFRAIAEELIAHKADVNARSQNGKSPLHLAAEKGFKSVAELLLAKGAEVNAVDSAGNTPLYAAALAANRAIVELLLANHADANIRNVEGYAPLHVAASDRGLEIVKLLLEKNADIKAKTRNGYTPLMAAVSTGSKQAVDLLLATGAEVNAQTDQNQTALNLAVANRSADIVASIFKSKPQLEVLNNQGYTPLQSALVNNDVKIAGLLLDAGANVNAPFKQGGASPMQIAVQQRNQQMITLLLEHKADINQQDNGGTTAISMAKSYANRSDVAAIDREKMSEIVEQLRKAGANENLRRLSVIGISREDLIKDIFLKGTNAYNNYTLFELIARSYTPDAWANHWTAKGEEPPGLRFPDFTKITISRLEEDGRTNSLKLNLEAALTNGDCSKDILLKWGDIVEIPELDHSVTEQWSGLPGKITATLIKCLERNVTIIVKGKSTKVILAPGLPTVAEFQAQFVSRPASPDIRISSFWLPKVLFEANVLLASSDLTRVKVKRTDPGTKKTEEMVFDLKADIQKRTQQGKLPTRQFVFAYVKLNRPIDETEPFMSANSLWLRDGDVIEIPEKQP from the coding sequence GTGAAGGAGTTTGCGGATCAGCCGGAGTTGGTGAAATTGAGTCAGGGGTATGTGGAGAATGGTGGGAAAAGTTCGGTAACCAACGGAACCTTTGTGGACCGACTACAGGCTACCGTCAAAAGCCCTCCCCCGGCCGGGGTACTAGGATTTCGACCAGCGTTATCAGTAGAAGATCAAAAAATAGAGCAGATCCAGAATATGATTAAGGATAGCCCGGACTTGATCAACACGCCGGTGAATGGGGCGGCGCCTTTGAATCAAGCAGCGGACGAGGGACAATTGAAGGTGGTCAAATTCCTGCTGGATAACGGTGCCAACATAGAAGCAATAGATACACAAACAGGGCGAACACCGTTGATTGAAGCTTCACAGAGAGGCAACAAGTCCATGGTTGCATTGCTATTGGAGCATGGAGCCAATGTGAACGCCATGCAAAGGGGATCTGCCAGACTGACCTCAAGAGCAACGAGTGCTCCTTCAACAGACGAATTAGGTTACACCTCACTCCATCACGCAGCCATGAATGGTTTTCGAGCTATCGCGGAGGAATTGATCGCACACAAAGCGGATGTGAATGCCAGGAGTCAAAATGGAAAATCGCCGTTGCATCTTGCTGCTGAGAAGGGTTTTAAATCGGTAGCAGAACTGCTGCTGGCAAAAGGAGCCGAGGTTAACGCGGTGGATTCCGCCGGAAATACACCGCTGTATGCTGCGGCATTGGCGGCGAACAGAGCCATAGTGGAACTATTATTAGCCAATCACGCTGATGCAAACATCAGGAATGTTGAAGGATACGCGCCATTGCACGTAGCCGCTTCTGATCGGGGTCTGGAGATCGTGAAACTTCTTCTTGAAAAAAATGCAGATATAAAAGCGAAGACAAGAAATGGTTACACGCCGTTAATGGCTGCGGTTTCCACCGGTTCAAAGCAAGCTGTGGACCTGCTGCTCGCGACAGGAGCGGAAGTAAATGCCCAAACAGATCAGAACCAAACTGCACTAAATTTGGCGGTGGCTAACAGATCGGCAGATATCGTTGCCAGCATTTTCAAGTCTAAGCCGCAACTGGAAGTTTTGAATAATCAGGGTTACACACCGTTACAGTCGGCTTTGGTGAATAATGATGTTAAAATTGCCGGGCTGCTGCTGGATGCCGGGGCGAATGTTAACGCTCCTTTCAAGCAGGGTGGCGCCTCGCCGATGCAGATTGCGGTGCAACAACGGAACCAGCAGATGATAACCCTGCTGCTGGAACACAAAGCTGACATTAACCAACAGGATAATGGAGGGACTACGGCGATTTCCATGGCAAAGTCTTATGCCAATCGGAGCGATGTCGCCGCCATCGACAGAGAAAAGATGAGCGAAATTGTTGAACAGTTACGCAAGGCTGGAGCTAACGAGAATTTGCGTCGCCTCTCGGTCATCGGTATCAGTCGGGAAGATTTGATCAAAGACATATTTTTGAAGGGGACAAATGCTTATAACAATTACACGCTCTTTGAGCTGATTGCCCGGTCCTATACTCCGGACGCATGGGCAAACCATTGGACTGCGAAGGGTGAGGAGCCGCCGGGCTTGAGATTTCCAGACTTCACCAAAATCACGATCAGCCGTTTGGAGGAGGATGGGCGTACTAACAGTTTGAAACTTAATCTTGAAGCTGCGCTTACCAATGGGGATTGCTCGAAGGACATTCTGTTGAAATGGGGGGATATCGTTGAAATACCGGAACTGGATCATAGTGTGACGGAGCAGTGGTCGGGGCTGCCGGGCAAGATTACAGCAACTTTGATAAAATGCCTGGAGCGAAATGTAACCATTATTGTAAAAGGAAAATCAACAAAGGTGATCCTTGCCCCCGGTCTACCCACCGTTGCTGAGTTTCAAGCCCAGTTTGTGTCTCGCCCAGCTTCACCAGACATTCGGATTTCATCCTTCTGGTTACCAAAGGTGTTATTCGAGGCGAATGTGCTGTTGGCATCCTCGGACTTAACGCGTGTCAAAGTCAAACGAACCGATCCAGGGACGAAGAAAACGGAGGAAATGGTTTTTGATCTTAAGGCCGACATCCAGAAACGAACCCAGCAAGGAAAACTGCCGACACGACAATTCGTGTTTGCCTATGTTAAGTTAAATAGGCCGATTGATGAAACTGAGCCTTTCATGTCTGCAAATAGCCTGTGGCTGCGGGATGGGGATGTGATTGAGATTCCGGAGAAGCAGCCTTAG
- a CDS encoding IS110 family transposase, giving the protein MKKQTNTNTHPTTSTQNAPKAKSIKLGIDVHADSYRVVRQVDHATPQPAQKFTPQDFLVWVKKQLSLAEKVYTCYEAGPFGYGLHRKLAELGITNYVICPQNWDERGKGVKTDKTDALALAQRLSSYVQGNERSLAIVRVPTPEEELARAESRQREQLQAHKLRLEAQGRSLLLYHGVRIKGRWWLASHWEKLCLQISPRLQQLLSTLRELVLAVQDHLKSATRDLKEKATPQPYGLGALTSQVIKREILSWDRFKNRRQVASYTGLCPGVHASGERHRHGPITRHGNKRLRTALIEMAWRLLRFQSKYRPIERRRVLLTSTKAGGGAKQKAIVAIGRQLAIDLWRLGTGRTTPEKLGLRMAA; this is encoded by the coding sequence ATGAAAAAACAAACCAACACCAATACCCACCCCACAACCTCAACACAAAACGCTCCCAAAGCCAAGAGCATCAAGCTGGGCATCGATGTGCACGCCGACAGTTATCGCGTGGTCCGGCAGGTCGATCACGCCACGCCCCAGCCGGCCCAGAAATTCACGCCCCAGGATTTTCTGGTCTGGGTGAAGAAACAACTCTCCCTCGCTGAAAAGGTTTACACCTGTTACGAGGCTGGTCCCTTTGGCTACGGTCTCCACCGAAAACTTGCCGAGCTGGGCATCACCAACTACGTCATCTGCCCCCAGAACTGGGACGAGCGGGGCAAGGGAGTCAAAACCGACAAGACCGATGCCCTCGCTCTGGCCCAGCGGCTATCCAGCTACGTGCAGGGCAACGAGCGATCTCTGGCCATCGTGCGCGTACCCACGCCGGAGGAGGAACTGGCCCGGGCGGAAAGCCGTCAGCGCGAACAGCTCCAGGCGCACAAACTGCGCCTGGAGGCTCAGGGCCGCAGTCTCCTGCTTTATCACGGGGTGCGCATCAAAGGCCGTTGGTGGCTGGCCAGCCATTGGGAGAAGTTGTGTTTGCAGATCTCGCCACGTCTGCAACAACTCCTCTCCACCTTAAGGGAATTGGTCCTGGCTGTGCAGGACCACCTTAAGAGCGCCACACGGGATTTAAAGGAGAAGGCCACGCCGCAACCTTATGGCTTGGGAGCCCTGACCAGCCAGGTGATTAAAAGGGAGATCCTCTCCTGGGACCGGTTCAAGAACCGCCGCCAGGTGGCCAGCTACACGGGCCTTTGTCCCGGAGTGCATGCCAGCGGCGAGCGTCACCGCCATGGCCCCATTACCCGGCACGGCAATAAACGCCTGCGCACCGCCTTGATTGAAATGGCCTGGCGGCTCCTGCGCTTTCAATCCAAGTACCGACCCATTGAAAGGCGGCGTGTTCTCCTGACCAGCACCAAGGCGGGCGGCGGCGCCAAGCAAAAGGCCATCGTCGCCATCGGACGCCAGCTGGCCATCGACTTGTGGCGCCTTGGCACCGGCCGCACCACCCCCGAAAAGCTGGGGCTGAGAATGGCGGCCTAA